The bacterium nucleotide sequence GGAAAACCTGCCCTGGCACCGGGTCATAAACAGCCAAGGAATGATATCTTTGAAACCCTCTGCCGGATACGAAGAACAAAAGATGCTCCTGCTGGAGGAAGGCGTTAAATTCGATAAAGAGAACAAAATTGACCTTAAACGGTTTCTCTGGCAAGCGCCCTTTCAACCGGTTAAAATAGACCTGATGAGCCATGACCCAGACCACTGATACAACCAGAACGCCCATGTCCGTATCGCTGGTCGCGTACGGTTTTATCGGCCTGGGACTGATCGGCATTATCTCAAGTAGCGCGAGTTTATTCACCGTACCATTGATGAAAAAGATCCTGACCGACATCGCCGCTGGTTACGACCAGCCGATGCTCGACCTTGCGCCCGCGCTGGATGTAATGCGCTACG carries:
- a CDS encoding MGMT family protein, which gives rise to MAAKKTGSFTQRVIRIIKSIPFGKVATYGQIAHLAGNPRAARQVSWILASSSRKENLPWHRVINSQGMISLKPSAGYEEQKMLLLEEGVKFDKENKIDLKRFLWQAPFQPVKIDLMSHDPDH